Genomic window (Megamonas funiformis):
TCACCTACTGTAATTGTTCCTGTTTTATCCATAACTACAGTATCAATATCAGCTAAAGCTTCAATATAGTTACCACCTTTTATTAAAATTCCTTGTTTTGCAGCAGTAGCTACTGCTGCTGATATTGCTGTTGCCGTAGATAATTTTAAACCACAAGAAAAATCAATAAATAATAAATTAAGTACACGTTGCCAATCACGAGTTGCTCCATAAACAATAGCTGCCCCTATAAAAGAAATAGGAACTAACATATTCGCCATTCTATCAGCAAAATTTTGTACAGGAGCTCGGCGAGCTTGTGCATCTTCTACTAAATGCACAATTCTAGCAAGAGATGTATCATCTCCTACTTTCTGTACTAAAATAGTAAGTTGTCCACCCTGTACTACTGAACCTGCATATACTGGATCATCTTGTCCTTTTAAAGCAGGATTGGATTCACCTGTTATTGAAGCTTGGTCAATTGCCGCATTACCACTTAAAACCTTGCCATCAACGCAAATCTTTTCTCCAGTATGCACTGCAATAACATCATTTACCTTAATAGTTTCTATGGGTACTTTTACTTCATGTCCATCATCTTCTACACGCCATACATATTGTTGATCTAATTTCAACAAACTAGATATATGTTTTCTAGCTCGTTCTGCTGCATAAATAGTAAGCATTTCGGCTACATTAGAAAGTGTCATTAAACTTAAACTAGATTCTGGTTTACCTGCTAATACTGAAGCAATAACAGCTGTCGAAGTAAGTGTATCAGCATTTGGCTGACCATCTGTTATTAAACCTTTTAAACCATTTTTAATTACATTACGTGCAATTCCCAATACAAATAAACTACGCACAATATTTAAACTTGTATATACTTGCGGAGCAAATTTTTTCAATACTTGTAAACCCACAAAGCCTACTAAAGAAATAATTGCATCTCGTTTATAAGCTTGTAATTCATTATTGATATCTTTCTTCACTGGCAAAGTTTCTTTTGGTTTATTAACTACCGGTATATTTACTTTATAACCTAAAACCTGTATAATTGCTAATTTATTTATACTATCTTTATAAAATATACGTACTGCCTTTGAATAATATCTTACTAGAACAACATTTTTAATTGCATGTAAACGTAAAGTCAATTTATTTCTTTGATTTACAGTTAAATAAGATTGTAATGGAATTTGACAATATCTCATAGTTTGATTCGTCATTATTTACCAATTCCTCTCAAAATAGAAAATGCCCACCATAGCATTTGTGGTCCATTAGGACGTTGCCCCATAGTTAAAATCTTACGTATACCTCTTAAAGCAAAAAAACTTGATACTAGTACACGTAAATCTATGACATTATTTGTTTTTTTCTTAACCCATTCATTTATCTCTTTCACTACCATTAAAATAGTATCACTAGCCATAGTAGTTGCTTGATTACTCATTTGGGTTACTTTATGTTTAAAAGCAAATACCTTGTTTTTCAACTGTGCAAATATATCATCTATAATATTTTCTACACAACTATATATAATAAGTAAACTTCCCGTATTAATATTAGTAGTAACTTCTTTTATATATGGTAACTCTTTCAATTTTAAACTTAATACTTTAGCTAATTTTTCATTTTGTTTTAAAGCATCAATATAATAACGGCGACGCCCTTTTATAGCATGTGCCAAACGAAAACTTTGTGCTTTTATTTCTTCATTTATAGTATTCAATCCTTGATGTAGTTCTGAAAAACTAAAAATTTTATTATTTCCTCCATCTTTAGAAAAAAATTTTAATAATTGTTGTCCAATAGTTAATCCAATAGCCATACCAGATGCATATGACATAAAATCCACCCCACTTATCTATTTGCACGTTTTTTTATATATGCTTCAATCTCACAAAGTTCTTTATTAGTTTTTATTTTTGCTGGTTGATATTCAATAAGAACAGAACCTGTTATTGTATTTATAGTAACTTTGTCTAGTTCATTATATTTAGCCATAGTTTCTTCAACTTTTAACTTTAATTGTGCATTATTTATTAAAGCTTTACTATAAACACGAATACGTCCTGGTATATAAGAACCTACTGTTACTG
Coding sequences:
- a CDS encoding HMA2 domain-containing protein, translating into MKKMSLGIPLAVGMTGTVLSLVTGSKKIHTVFGIAWTALSLAHAYQYKKVMKNNVRKGFSQMNILNAVGIPTSKMDWFLKSVTVGSYIPGRIRVYSKALINNAQLKLKVEETMAKYNELDKVTINTITGSVLIEYQPAKIKTNKELCEIEAYIKKRANR
- a CDS encoding heavy metal translocating P-type ATPase, whose translation is MTNQTMRYCQIPLQSYLTVNQRNKLTLRLHAIKNVVLVRYYSKAVRIFYKDSINKLAIIQVLGYKVNIPVVNKPKETLPVKKDINNELQAYKRDAIISLVGFVGLQVLKKFAPQVYTSLNIVRSLFVLGIARNVIKNGLKGLITDGQPNADTLTSTAVIASVLAGKPESSLSLMTLSNVAEMLTIYAAERARKHISSLLKLDQQYVWRVEDDGHEVKVPIETIKVNDVIAVHTGEKICVDGKVLSGNAAIDQASITGESNPALKGQDDPVYAGSVVQGGQLTILVQKVGDDTSLARIVHLVEDAQARRAPVQNFADRMANMLVPISFIGAAIVYGATRDWQRVLNLLFIDFSCGLKLSTATAISAAVATAAKQGILIKGGNYIEALADIDTVVMDKTGTITVGEPKIVETHTAEGVCEKEMILLAASAEIHSVHPLAVAIQNYVEEQGWKVPDHIDSDTVVAHGMEANVDDFDGFKGGHIIVGSHHFMMDREVTGLDNFSDIETMPGHNILYVARDAKLMGLIVINDPIRPQMKKTFNQMRRHGIDEIVMLTGDSEEVANTVAHKMGIDNYYAEILPEDKAEIVNRLQKNGHVLMVGDGINDAPALAFADVGVALGGRRTDIAVESSDITINSDNPIKLMDALELGQNTMKLIRQNFTATITINSAAMLLGALGRINPLVAAIIHNTATLAVVLNSSRILMGKDNFFNK
- a CDS encoding HMA2 domain-containing protein; its protein translation is MSYASGMAIGLTIGQQLLKFFSKDGGNNKIFSFSELHQGLNTINEEIKAQSFRLAHAIKGRRRYYIDALKQNEKLAKVLSLKLKELPYIKEVTTNINTGSLLIIYSCVENIIDDIFAQLKNKVFAFKHKVTQMSNQATTMASDTILMVVKEINEWVKKKTNNVIDLRVLVSSFFALRGIRKILTMGQRPNGPQMLWWAFSILRGIGK